A region of Dreissena polymorpha isolate Duluth1 unplaced genomic scaffold, UMN_Dpol_1.0 chrUn017, whole genome shotgun sequence DNA encodes the following proteins:
- the LOC127863581 gene encoding dipeptidase 1-like — protein MLQALLIILIASQISCHPLNTRFVLGATNATIEHIARCALRKNSTNIHLDRARCVLESYPLIDGHNDLAALYGIFANDSVYSVDLNSDMSFVWNHSYSRVDIPKLRMGLLGGQFWSCWVPCDAQYRDAVRMTLEQLDVIKRFINYYPGTFQFVDTSDDVLKSFHAGKIASMIGLEGGHSIDSSLGALRMYYELGVRYMTVTHSCNTPWADNWMVDEPTYNGTVLNGLTPFGKTVILEMNRLGMIVDLAHVAKKTMLDVLNVTRAPVLFTHSSVFSLCNHHRNVQDDVLLKTKANGGVVMVNFYTFFVTCSPNYKTEATLSDVADHIEYIKDLIGVDHVGIGSDYDGADMFPVGLENVSFYPELFAELVERGWSDIDLQKLAGRNVIRVFHEVEKVRDSMKSIDPIEDHLDPSEQVDRKCRTTWY, from the exons ATGCTGCAAGCTTTGCTGATCATACTAATTGCGAGCCAAATATCCTGTCATCCACTCAATACAAGATTTGTGCTTGGCGCCACTAATG CAACCATCGAGCACATAGCGCGTTGTGCTCTACGCAAGAACTCTACAAACATACATCTGGATCGAGCAAGATGTGTACTGGAATCATATCCTCTCATTGACGG TCATAATGACCTGGCTGCACTGTATGGCATTTTCGCCAATGACTCCGTGTACAGCGTAGATCTCAACTCTGACATGTCGTTCGTCTGGAACCATAGTTACTCGCGGGTGGACATCCCTAAGCTTCGTATGGGACTCCTGGGTGGTCAG TTTTGGTCGTGCTGGGTTCCATGTGACGCACAATATCGTGACGCTGTTCGCATGACGTTGGAGCAACTTGACGTCATCAAACGATTTATCAACTACTACCCTGGAACGTTTCAATTTGTCGACACATCTGATG ATGTATTGAAGTCCTTCCATGCGGGGAAGATAGCGAGTATGATAGGCCTTGAAGGCGGTCACTCCATCGACAGCAGTTTGGGAGCACTGCGCATGTACTATGAGTTGGGTGTGCGCTACATGACCGTAACCCACAGCTGTAACACTCCATG ggCTGATAACTGGATGGTTGATGAGCCCACTTACAACGGGACGGTCTTGAACGGTTTAACACCTTTCGGAAAG ACAGTGATCCTGGAGATGAACCGCCTGGGAATGATTGTAGATCTCGCGCACGTGGCCAAGAAGACCATGTTGGACGTACTCAATGTGACACGTGCTCCGGTTCTGTTCACGCACTCCTCCGTGTTCAGCCTGTGTAACCACCACAGAAACGTGCAGGATGACGTACTGCTCAAGACG AAAGCAAACGGTGGAGTTGTTATGGTCAATTTCTACACGTTCTTTGTTACGTGCTCACCAAATTACAAAACCGAAGCTACACTTTCTGACGTCGCAG ATCATATAGAATACATCAAAGACCTGATTGGTGTCGACCACGTGGGTATAGGGTCGGACTATGATGGCGCAgacat GTTCCCTGTAGGCTTGGAGAATGTCTCTTTCTATCCTGAGCTCTTTGCCGAGCTGGTGGAACGAGGCTGGAGTGACATTGACCTGCAAAAGTTGGCGGGAAGAAATGTCATTCGCGTGTTCCATGAAGTGGAGAAG GTTCGAGACAGCATGAAGTCAATTGATCCAATTGAAGACCATCTTGACCCGTCAGAGCAGGTCGACCGGAAATGCCGAACTACGTGGTACTAA
- the LOC127863580 gene encoding dipeptidase 1-like: protein MMKSLVLLLMLTSNASGHVISNRYLLDNNDRAGNATHLAHCVPRRDSTNPDLDRAKCVLQSYPLIDGHNDLAEQYAYFANDSVYSVELDSNLDMVWGKVLSQVDIPKLRKGMLGGQFWSCWVTCQAQYHDVVRQTLEQLDVIKKFITRYPETFQFVDKADDVMKAFQAGKIASMIGLEGGHSIDSSLGALRMYYELGVRYMTVTHSCNTPWADNWHVDEPTYNGTVLNGLTDFGKKVILEMNRLGMIVDLAHVAKKTMLDVLSLTRAPVLFTHSSAFRLCNHYRNVQDDVLLKTRENGGVVMVNFYTPFVVCSPNNKPTTELTDVADHIEYIKNLIGVDHVGVGGDYDGADSFPIGLENVSFYPELFAELVKRGWSDLDLQKLAGRNVLRVFLEVEKVRDSMKSMNPLEDHLEPSEQVDRKCRTTWY, encoded by the exons ATGATGAAGTCATTGGTGTTGCTGCTTATGCTGACGTCAAATGCTTCTGGTCACGTGATCAGCAATCGATACCTGCTGGATAACAATGACCGCGCAGGGAATG CGACACACCTAGCACACTGCGTTCCGCGTAGGGATTCCACCAATCCGGATCTCGACCGGGCAAAATGCGTGCTTCAATCATACCCTCTTATTGACGG CCACAACGATCTCGCCGAGCAATACGCATATTTCGCCAACGACTCTGTGTATAGTGTAGAGTTAGACTCGAACCTGGATATGGTCTGGGGCAAGGTTCTCTCTCAAGTTGACATACCCAAGCTGCGTAAAGGAATGCTTGGAGGACAG TTTTGGTCTTGCTGGGTCACATGCCAAGCTCAGTATCACGACGTAGTGCGCCAAACACTGGAACAACTTGACGTCATCAAAAAGTTCATAACGCGCTACCCAGAAACATTCCAGTTCGTCGATAAAGCCGATG ATGTGATGAAGGCCTTTCAAGCGGGCAAGATAGCGAGTATGATAGGCCTTGAAGGCGGTCACTCCATCGACAGCAGTTTGGGAGCACTGCGCATGTACTATGAGTTGGGTGTGCGCTACATGACCGTAACCCACAGCTGCAACACTCCATG GGCAGACAACTGGCACGTAGATGAGCCAACATACAACGGAACGGTCCTGAACGGGTTAACAGATTTTGGAAAA AAAGTGATCCTGGAGATGAACCGACTAGGAATGATAGTAGATCTCGCGCACGTGGCCAAGAAGACCATGTTAGACGTACTCAGTCTGACACGTGCGCCTGTTTTGTTCACGCACTCGTCCGCATTCAGACTGTGTAACCACTACAGAAACGTTCAAGATGATGTACTACTCAAGACG AGAGAAAATGGTGGCGTTGTTATGGTGAATTTCTACACACCGTTTGTTGTGTGTTCACCGAACAACAAACCCACGACCGAACTAACAGATGTCGCAG ATCATATTGAGTACATTAAAAACTTGATTGGAGTAGACCACGTGGGCGTGGGAGGTGATTATGACGGAGCAGACTC gTTCCCAATTGGTTTGGAGAATGTCTCTTTCTATCCTGAGCTCTTTGCCGAGCTGGTGAAACGAGGCTggagtgaccttgacctgcaaAAGTTGGCGGGAAGAAATGTCCTTCGCGTGTTCCTTGAAGTGGAGAAg GTTCGTGACAGCATGAAGTCAATGAACCCACTTGAGGACCACCTTGAACCGTCAGAGCAGGTCGACCGGAAGTGCCGAACTACTTGGTACTAA
- the LOC127863585 gene encoding uncharacterized protein LOC127863585 — translation MTTILSVGACWFLFVFINVEAITDGDFQSVLARLYALEEKQAFSEQRIAALETENMLSQKRIADLEKYKPFSERRVAALERKNRRNDALAIVMKLYAQQVALETDKATTKGFDNTLSDGLFSLFAKGKIYSSRKISSIENEYAVTPNRSGNYDRHTAAETTIRSNAVLQSEHRRFVAAGTVAFSAIKLDRQEHMGINQTIIFGKVLTNEGGGYHPNLGVFIAPQSGVYVFSSSLMTNTNIIAAIVLNGNIVAQIYGYTDNGRHDQGSQTVVIKLNAEDEVAVQNRQSNGDVWGSQFSSFSGCLAWLQ, via the exons ATGACGACCATATTGTCAGTGGGGGCATGTtggtttttatttgtgtttataaatGTTGAAGCCATAACAGATGGGGATTTTCAATCGGTGCTTGCCAGGCTTTATGCGCTCgaagaaaaacaagcattttccGAGCAACGAATCGCTGCGCTGGAAACGGAAAATATGTTGTCCCAGAAAAGAATCGCCGACTTAGAAAAGTACAAGCCATTTTCCGAAAGAAGGGTCGCTGCGCTTGAAAGAAAAAACAGAAGAAATGATGCACTTGCTATTGTAATGAAACTGTATGCACAACAAGTCGCGCTAGAAACCGACAAAGCCACAACGAAAGGATTCGACAACACTCTGTCTGACGGATTATTTTCCTTGTTTGCTAAGGGCAAAATATATTCTAGCAGAAAAATCTCTTCTATTGAGAACGAATATGCAGTAACACCCAACCGGAGTGGAAATTATGATAGACACACTGCCGCGGAAACTACGATTCGGTCAAATGCTG TACTTCAATCGGAACACAGACGATTTGTTGCAGCAGGGACTGTAGCATTTTCTGCGATAAAACTGGATCGTCAAGAGCATATGGGCATTAATCAGACCATAATATTTGGCAAGGTTCTCACAAATGAAGGAGGCGGCTACCATCCTAATCTCGGTGTCTTCATAGCTCCACAATCCGGCGTTTACGTGTTCTCATCATCACTTATGACTAACACTAATATAATTGCTGCCATAGTACTCAACGGAAACATCGTCGCTCAGATTTATGGCTATACAGACAATGGAAGACACGACCAAGGCAGTCAGACGGTTGTCATAAAGCTGAATGCTGAAGATGAAGTCGCTGTTCAGAATAGGCAATCAAATGGTGATGTCTGGGGGTCCCAGTTTTCGTCATTCAGTGGCTGTTTAGCTTGGCTGCAATAA